A window of the Bacillus andreraoultii genome harbors these coding sequences:
- a CDS encoding GNAT family N-acetyltransferase — MEIRKPNELELKEILSLGPQAIFAGTLGQVKPSEEKVKQLVEPLLQKECYYLIANKDNHLLGWILIGESKDQFDGKTFGFIYELFVLEEFRGNGISKRLIEKSIEHFKQKGYSEVRLSVFAGNQAIKLYEKLGFTDRTITMSLPI; from the coding sequence ATGGAAATAAGGAAACCGAACGAATTAGAGTTGAAAGAAATCCTTTCCCTTGGACCACAGGCAATATTCGCTGGTACGTTAGGTCAAGTAAAACCGTCAGAAGAAAAAGTGAAACAACTTGTTGAACCTTTATTACAAAAAGAATGTTATTATTTGATAGCTAATAAAGATAATCATCTTTTGGGTTGGATACTCATAGGGGAAAGTAAAGATCAATTTGACGGAAAAACATTCGGATTCATTTACGAGCTGTTTGTATTAGAAGAATTTAGAGGTAATGGTATTTCAAAGCGATTGATAGAAAAAAGTATCGAACACTTCAAGCAAAAGGGATATTCAGAAGTACGTTTAAGTGTATTCGCTGGAAACCAAGCAATTAAACTATATGAAAAACTAGGATTTACTGATCGAACCATAACAATGAGTCTTCCAATTTAA